Sequence from the Aquipuribacter hungaricus genome:
GATGGACATGAGCTGCTGGGGGTCGACGTCCTGGAGGAACTTCAGCGGGCGCTCGGCGGTCGCGGTGGCGATGCGCTTCATGACGTCGCCGGCGTCGGCCTTGCCGAGCGAGCGCTCGAGGACGTCCCGGGCGTAGCCCTCGCCGCCGGCGCCGACCACGCCCTGGCGCACGGCCATGGTGTGGAACTGGCCGAGGACCTCGGCCGCGACCGTCGGGGAGACGTTGCGCAGCCGGACCACCTGGGCGACGAGCTCGTCGAGGTCGGTGCCCTTGAGGTGGCGCAGCACGCTGGCGGCGCGGTCCTTGCCGAGCATGACGAGCAGGACGGCGGCCTTCTGCAGGCCGTTGAGGTCGGGCGCGGCGGGGGCGGCGGGCGCCGTGACCTGCGGCGCGTCGGTGGTGGCGACAGTCACGAGGACCTCCGGTCGGCGAGCCAGCCCCGCAGCAGCTCGGCCACCTCGGCCGGCTCGCGGTCCACGAGGTCGATGACCTCGTCACGCTGGGAGGTGAGGGAGGCCAGCTGGGCGGCCTCGGGGTCGGGGGCGGCGGGAAGGGCCTCGGCGCGGGGGGCGGGGATCGCCGGGACCGCGACGGGCTCGTCGTCGGCCGGGGCGTACAGGCCGAGGTCGACGGGCTCGCTGCGCTTCTTGCGCCGGGCGCCCATCACCAGGGTGATGATGACGACGAGCAGGACCAGCCCGGCGAGGACGGCGTTCCAGATCATGTCCTGGCGGCCCTCGGCGGCGGCTGCCTCTCCGGCGGCCTCCAGCTCGGCGGCCACGGCCTCGGCGTCGCCGACGTCGAAGGGCATCTGGGTCACCGACACCACGTCGCCGCGGGCGGCGTCCAGGCCGACGGCCGCGGACACGGTGTCCTGCAGGGCGAGCATGTCGGTGCGGGCGACGGCGTCGCGGTCGACGACCACGGAGACGCTGAGCCGCTCGACGGTGCCGGGGGCGGAGACGACCCGCTCGGTGACCTTGCCGACCGCGTTGTTCACGGTCTTGGAGGCGGAGGAGTAGGCGTTGTCCGACGCCTCGCCCTGCACGGTGATGTTGGGGACGACGATGTTGTCCGGGCCGAGCACGCCGGCCTCGCCGGCACCGCCCGCGCCGGTGTACTGCTCGCCCTCGGTGGTCTCCGACAGCGGCAGCACGCCCTCCTCGGGGGCGAGGAAGCGCTCGGTGGTGGCCTCGGTGGCGTCGAAGTCGAGCGCGGCGGTGACGGTGGCGACGGCGTTGCCGGGGCCGACCACGGTGTCCAGCAGGGTCTGCAGGTCTCCGGCGACGCGGGTCTCGAAGTCGGCGGTCATGTCCGCGGCCTC
This genomic interval carries:
- the fliF gene encoding flagellar basal-body MS-ring/collar protein FliF; this encodes MSPRTKDPRAAAGQQARRAQAAWGELPGAQKTLGVVVALALLVGAVAFVQWQRAPQLSPLFTGLSSADGGAVVEELQAAGVAYELTDGGATVLVPEEQVYDLRLQMSAAGLPGDDTGGYSLLDEQGVTASQFQQEVAYQRAVEGELAKTIGAIDGVEAAVVHLAVPKKDVFVDESDAPTASVLVQTRAGKTLDKGQVASVVTLVSSSVEGMLPEAVSVVDGTGTLLSAKAAGPGSGGGVEAADMTADFETRVAGDLQTLLDTVVGPGNAVATVTAALDFDATEATTERFLAPEEGVLPLSETTEGEQYTGAGGAGEAGVLGPDNIVVPNITVQGEASDNAYSSASKTVNNAVGKVTERVVSAPGTVERLSVSVVVDRDAVARTDMLALQDTVSAAVGLDAARGDVVSVTQMPFDVGDAEAVAAELEAAGEAAAAEGRQDMIWNAVLAGLVLLVVIITLVMGARRKKRSEPVDLGLYAPADDEPVAVPAIPAPRAEALPAAPDPEAAQLASLTSQRDEVIDLVDREPAEVAELLRGWLADRRSS